A section of the Rhodobacteraceae bacterium M382 genome encodes:
- the radA gene encoding DNA repair protein RadA — MAKKTFSCSACGASFSKWSGRCEGCGEWNTIAQDAGLSAGPASKSLGQKRGTPIQLSDLSTEETPPPRTCCGMGELDRVLGGGLVPASAILVGGDPGIGKSTLLLQAAARFALSGLKTIYVSGEEAPAQVRMRAQRLGLSDAPVKLAAETNLRDILTTLESEKPQLAIIDSIQTMWADNVDSAPGSVSQVRAAAHELTNFAKRKGISVIMVGHVTKDGQIAGPRVVEHMVDTVLYFEGERGHQFRILRAVKNRFGAADEIGVFEMTGGGLAEVTNPSALFLSERGEPSAGSVVFAGIEGTRPVLVELQALVAPSPHSQPRRTVVGWDGGRLAMILAVLEARCGIPFTGLDVYLNVAGGMKISEPAADLAVAAALLSAREDVALPADTVVFGEISLSGALRPAPQTENRLKEAQKLGFTSAIAPSGGKSISVSGLSLRKAPDLTGFVGEFFGAG, encoded by the coding sequence ATGGCAAAGAAAACCTTCTCCTGCTCCGCCTGCGGAGCCAGTTTCTCAAAATGGTCCGGCCGCTGCGAAGGTTGCGGCGAATGGAACACCATCGCCCAGGACGCGGGGCTGTCCGCGGGTCCGGCCAGCAAATCGCTGGGCCAGAAACGCGGCACGCCGATCCAGCTGTCGGATCTGTCGACCGAAGAAACACCCCCTCCCCGCACCTGTTGCGGCATGGGTGAACTCGACCGGGTGCTGGGCGGCGGGCTGGTGCCTGCTTCGGCCATTCTGGTTGGCGGTGACCCCGGCATCGGCAAATCCACCCTGTTGCTTCAGGCGGCCGCGCGGTTTGCCCTGTCCGGGCTCAAAACCATCTACGTCAGCGGCGAAGAGGCCCCGGCCCAGGTGCGGATGCGGGCGCAACGGCTGGGGCTGTCGGACGCGCCGGTGAAACTGGCTGCGGAAACCAATCTGCGCGATATCCTGACCACGCTCGAATCGGAAAAGCCGCAACTGGCGATCATCGATTCGATTCAGACCATGTGGGCGGACAATGTGGACAGCGCGCCGGGATCTGTGTCCCAGGTGCGCGCCGCCGCGCACGAGCTGACCAATTTCGCCAAACGCAAGGGCATCTCGGTGATCATGGTTGGTCACGTGACCAAGGACGGTCAGATCGCCGGCCCCCGTGTGGTCGAACATATGGTCGACACGGTGCTCTATTTCGAAGGCGAACGCGGTCACCAGTTCCGCATTCTGCGCGCGGTGAAAAACCGCTTTGGCGCGGCGGATGAAATTGGTGTCTTTGAAATGACCGGCGGTGGATTGGCCGAAGTCACCAACCCATCGGCGCTGTTTCTGTCCGAACGCGGCGAACCCAGCGCCGGATCGGTGGTTTTTGCAGGCATCGAAGGCACCCGGCCCGTGCTGGTCGAACTCCAGGCGCTGGTGGCCCCCTCGCCGCACAGCCAACCTCGGCGCACGGTTGTGGGCTGGGACGGTGGGCGGCTGGCGATGATTCTCGCCGTGCTCGAGGCCCGCTGCGGCATCCCCTTTACGGGGCTCGATGTGTATCTGAACGTGGCCGGCGGCATGAAGATTTCCGAACCGGCCGCCGATCTGGCCGTGGCCGCCGCCCTGCTCAGCGCGCGCGAAGACGTGGCATTGCCTGCGGATACGGTCGTCTTTGGTGAAATTTCGCTCTCCGGGGCCCTCAGACCGGCACCTCAGACAGAAAACCGGTTGAAAGAGGCGCAAAAACTTGGTTTCACCAGCGCCATAGCTCCATCGGGCGGCAAATCCATTTCGGTCTCGGGCCTTTCCTTGCGCAAGGCCCCCGATCTCACAGGATTTGTTGGCGAATTCTTTGGGGCGGGTTAA
- a CDS encoding CvpA family protein yields the protein MEGFTIIDGAVALIIVVSALLAYARGFVREAMAIAGWIAAAILAFLFAPKVEPLMTEIPVVGEFLADSCELSIIAAFAAVFALALILVSFFTPLFSSLVQRSALGGVDQGIGFFFGVARGVLLVAIAFFLYDVVMTGQSFTMVDESRSAEVFQRFIGKIEDRDPQQAMGWITVQYENLVGHCAK from the coding sequence ATGGAAGGTTTCACCATCATCGACGGGGCAGTTGCCCTGATCATCGTAGTGTCGGCCCTGCTGGCCTATGCACGCGGCTTTGTTCGCGAAGCCATGGCCATCGCAGGCTGGATCGCCGCGGCGATTCTGGCGTTTCTGTTTGCACCCAAGGTCGAACCGCTGATGACCGAGATCCCGGTTGTGGGCGAATTCCTGGCCGACAGCTGTGAATTGTCGATCATTGCCGCCTTTGCTGCGGTGTTTGCGCTGGCGCTCATTCTCGTCAGCTTTTTTACCCCGCTGTTTTCCTCGCTGGTGCAGCGCTCTGCCTTGGGGGGGGTCGATCAGGGGATCGGTTTCTTCTTTGGGGTGGCGCGCGGCGTTCTGCTCGTGGCAATCGCGTTTTTCCTCTATGACGTGGTGATGACCGGACAAAGCTTTACCATGGTCGACGAAAGCCGCTCGGCCGAAGTCTTCCAACGCTTCATCGGCAAGATCGAAGATCGCGATCCGCAACAGGCCATGGGCTGGATCACCGTTCAGTATGAAAACCTGGTGGGTCACTGCGCCAAATAA
- a CDS encoding formate/nitrite transporter family protein — MNDDDIFSAYKPQKIAILVESAGVSKAKLPLFQMFVLAVLAGAFIGFGGVAYTAVMTGVDPSFGPARLLGGLVFSLGLILVIVGGAELFTGNALMVMAAVDRKISARQLLRSWAVVYLGNLAGASGLALAFGFSGILQGPLDVTAASIVQGKAALAPLDAFVRGALCNALVCLAIWLSFAARTVSGKVLAILWPISAFVLLGLEHSVANMYFFPQGWLAGSDVTAKEALTNLVWVTLGNIVGGAGGVALAYRYAYLGGTTR, encoded by the coding sequence ATGAATGATGATGACATCTTTAGTGCTTACAAACCCCAAAAGATCGCCATTCTGGTGGAAAGCGCCGGTGTAAGTAAGGCAAAGCTGCCGCTGTTTCAGATGTTTGTGCTCGCCGTCCTTGCAGGGGCCTTCATTGGGTTCGGCGGTGTGGCTTACACAGCCGTCATGACCGGAGTAGACCCATCCTTTGGTCCGGCAAGACTGCTTGGGGGTTTGGTGTTCTCGCTCGGTCTCATTCTGGTCATTGTCGGGGGCGCAGAATTGTTTACCGGCAATGCTTTGATGGTCATGGCGGCTGTCGACCGAAAAATTTCTGCGCGCCAATTGCTGCGAAGCTGGGCGGTTGTGTATCTTGGGAATCTTGCAGGCGCATCGGGACTTGCGTTGGCCTTTGGGTTTTCCGGCATTTTGCAGGGTCCATTGGACGTTACTGCAGCATCGATCGTGCAGGGCAAAGCCGCGCTGGCCCCATTGGACGCCTTCGTTCGCGGCGCATTGTGCAACGCGCTTGTGTGTCTCGCAATTTGGCTCAGCTTTGCGGCCCGAACCGTTTCGGGAAAAGTGCTGGCAATTCTCTGGCCAATTAGCGCGTTTGTTCTGCTTGGCCTCGAGCATTCTGTTGCGAATATGTACTTCTTTCCTCAGGGGTGGCTGGCTGGGTCCGACGTGACCGCCAAAGAGGCTTTGACCAATTTGGTCTGGGTCACCTTGGGAAACATTGTGGGCGGAGCCGGCGGTGTCGCATTGGCATACCGATATGCCTACCTTGGGGGCACCACGCGCTGA
- the purF gene encoding amidophosphoribosyltransferase — protein sequence MCGILGIASRNQDVFAEIYDGLLMLQHRGQDASGIVTYTGEVFRERKANGLVKDVFSASDSETLTGKVGMGHVRYPTAGSLSASEAQPFFVNAPYGIYLVHNGNITNTEQQREKVTAKYSRHLRTTSDSEILLNVLADKVADAIKVNGNADPIRNLFAGVKMTMERIQGAYSVICLIAGVGMLAFRDPHGIRPLSVAKRDADGDSDGTGTGDDFAFASEDVAFGINGFKKLRDVKPGEAILIDLDGNMHEFQAVEGNLTPCIFEYVYLARPDSMLDGISVYKTQMRMGQTLAKQIEAAGLDIDRIIPVPDSARPVALEVAKATGIPYREGLVKNRYVGRTFIMPGQAERQKSVRRKLNAIPLEFDGHNVLLIDDSIVRGNTIKKIVQMCREAGAKKVYIASASPPVKFPNVYGIDMPTKHELIASEQSIEEIRDELGADALFYQDLDDLIWAAKEGNPDIDQFDCSCFDGNYVTGLSDGYLQSLESSSRVSQKIKDMPVPGTSWNAAKLA from the coding sequence ATGTGTGGGATTTTGGGGATCGCAAGCCGCAATCAGGACGTCTTTGCGGAAATCTATGACGGTCTGCTGATGCTCCAGCACCGGGGCCAGGATGCCTCGGGGATCGTCACCTATACCGGCGAGGTCTTTCGCGAACGCAAGGCCAACGGCCTGGTCAAGGACGTGTTCAGCGCCAGCGACAGCGAAACCCTGACCGGCAAGGTCGGCATGGGCCATGTGCGCTATCCCACCGCCGGATCGCTGTCCGCGTCCGAGGCGCAGCCGTTTTTCGTCAATGCGCCCTATGGCATCTATCTGGTGCACAACGGCAATATCACCAACACCGAACAACAGCGCGAAAAGGTCACCGCCAAATACAGCCGCCACCTGCGCACCACCTCGGATTCCGAAATCCTGCTCAATGTGCTGGCCGACAAGGTCGCTGACGCCATCAAGGTCAACGGCAACGCCGACCCGATCCGCAACCTGTTTGCCGGGGTCAAGATGACCATGGAACGCATCCAAGGGGCGTATTCGGTGATCTGCCTGATCGCCGGCGTTGGCATGTTGGCCTTTCGTGACCCCCACGGCATCCGCCCCCTGTCGGTCGCCAAACGCGACGCCGACGGCGATAGCGATGGCACTGGCACTGGCGATGATTTCGCCTTTGCGTCCGAAGACGTGGCCTTTGGCATCAACGGCTTTAAGAAGCTGCGCGATGTGAAACCGGGTGAAGCGATCCTGATCGACCTGGACGGCAACATGCATGAATTCCAGGCGGTCGAAGGCAACCTGACCCCCTGTATCTTTGAATATGTCTATCTGGCGCGCCCCGATTCCATGCTGGACGGGATTTCGGTCTACAAGACCCAGATGCGCATGGGCCAGACGCTGGCCAAACAGATCGAAGCCGCAGGGCTCGACATCGACCGCATCATCCCGGTCCCCGACAGCGCCCGCCCCGTGGCGCTCGAAGTGGCCAAGGCCACCGGCATTCCCTACCGCGAAGGATTGGTGAAAAACCGCTATGTGGGCCGGACCTTCATCATGCCCGGTCAGGCCGAACGGCAGAAATCCGTACGTCGCAAGCTGAACGCCATCCCGCTGGAATTCGACGGCCACAATGTCCTGCTGATCGACGATTCCATCGTGCGCGGCAACACCATCAAAAAGATCGTGCAGATGTGCCGCGAAGCCGGTGCCAAAAAGGTCTATATCGCCTCTGCATCGCCGCCGGTGAAATTTCCCAATGTTTACGGCATCGACATGCCGACCAAACATGAACTGATCGCCAGCGAACAAAGCATCGAGGAAATCCGCGACGAATTGGGTGCGGATGCGTTGTTCTATCAGGACCTCGACGATCTGATCTGGGCCGCCAAGGAAGGCAACCCCGACATCGACCAGTTCGACTGTTCCTGCTTTGACGGCAATTATGTCACCGGGCTGAGCGACGGGTATCTGCAAAGCCTGGAAAGCAGCAGCCGGGTCAGCCAGAAGATCAAGGACATGCCGGTTCCCGGCACCTCCTGGAACGCCGCCAAACTGGCCTGA
- a CDS encoding DUF2199 domain-containing protein, with protein MDRDLARLMNSRRKCRCCGASFAQLLSLEYDRPDPCPPDLPKLDNSALLMERGDVLTEDFCRVDDYRFLRSVLVLQLGDGPNEMVLGVWCAVSIDHFDAYVDLFDGQETTDLGSIPGWLSSAVPPGSEIPMSCVLHMQPDDQRPEVEITERGNELKMLQETGLDLMDLLQILHDYGHDLASLVHDS; from the coding sequence ATGGACAGGGATCTCGCACGATTGATGAATTCCCGGCGCAAATGCCGGTGTTGTGGTGCGAGTTTTGCCCAGCTGCTGAGCCTGGAGTACGACCGCCCCGATCCCTGCCCGCCGGATTTGCCCAAGCTGGACAATTCCGCATTGCTGATGGAGCGCGGAGACGTTCTGACCGAAGACTTCTGCCGGGTGGACGATTACCGGTTTCTCCGCTCGGTTCTGGTGCTGCAGCTGGGTGATGGTCCCAACGAAATGGTGCTGGGTGTCTGGTGCGCGGTCAGCATTGATCACTTTGATGCCTATGTCGATCTGTTCGACGGTCAGGAAACCACCGATCTGGGGTCGATTCCCGGTTGGCTGTCCAGCGCGGTTCCACCGGGCAGCGAAATCCCGATGTCCTGTGTGCTGCACATGCAGCCCGACGATCAGCGTCCCGAGGTGGAAATCACCGAACGCGGGAATGAGCTGAAGATGCTGCAGGAAACCGGGCTGGATCTGATGGATCTGTTGCAGATCCTGCATGATTATGGGCATGATCTGGCCTCTCTGGTGCACGACTCCTGA
- a CDS encoding SDR family oxidoreductase yields MTQIALITGASRGLGAALAEALAPTHHIVAVARTTGALEELDDRIQAAGGSATLAPMDITDPKAMATLCRGIHDRWGPLHLWVHTAIHAAPLSPANFVAAKDWDKSLAVNATATSVLIPYVAPLLGQQGRAVFFDDPRAGAKFFGTYGATKGAQMALARSWAAETVKTGPQVRVLTPKPMATAIRARFFPGEDRAALATIQEEAARLLPEILAD; encoded by the coding sequence ATGACACAGATTGCCCTGATCACCGGTGCCTCCCGCGGGCTTGGCGCAGCGCTTGCCGAAGCTCTGGCACCCACTCACCACATCGTGGCCGTGGCCCGGACCACTGGCGCGCTCGAAGAATTGGACGACCGGATCCAGGCCGCTGGCGGCAGCGCCACATTGGCACCGATGGACATCACGGACCCCAAAGCCATGGCCACCCTGTGCCGCGGTATTCACGACCGCTGGGGGCCGCTGCATCTGTGGGTGCATACCGCGATCCACGCCGCCCCGCTGAGCCCGGCGAATTTTGTCGCGGCCAAGGATTGGGACAAGTCGCTGGCCGTGAATGCCACGGCGACCTCGGTACTGATCCCCTATGTTGCACCATTGTTGGGCCAACAGGGCCGCGCCGTGTTCTTTGACGACCCGCGCGCAGGTGCCAAGTTCTTTGGCACCTATGGGGCCACCAAGGGCGCGCAGATGGCGCTGGCCCGGTCCTGGGCTGCCGAAACCGTCAAGACAGGCCCCCAGGTCCGGGTCCTGACTCCCAAACCAATGGCCACCGCCATCCGGGCCCGGTTCTTTCCCGGCGAAGACCGCGCGGCACTCGCCACGATTCAAGAGGAAGCCGCCCGGCTTCTGCCCGAGATCCTGGCAGACTGA
- the surE gene encoding 5'/3'-nucleotidase SurE produces the protein MRILITNDDGINAPGLIALQDIATDLAGADGEVWTVAPAFEQSGVGHCISYTHPMMFSQLGPRRYAAEGSPADCVLVGLHEVLKDTPPDLILSGVNRGNNSAENALYSGTLGAAMEAALQGVPAMALSQYFGPANYKSDAPFDTATRHAPALVRKILAATPTEQADYRLFYNINFPPVLPDDVKGTRVVTQGFRRGSNFSVEPHFSPSGKRFVWIKGGNQQIMTEPGTDAAVNLDGYISVTPMRADLTAHDTLEALKGIE, from the coding sequence ATGCGTATTCTCATCACCAACGACGACGGCATCAATGCGCCAGGGCTGATCGCCTTGCAGGACATCGCAACGGATCTTGCCGGTGCAGACGGCGAAGTCTGGACCGTTGCCCCCGCGTTCGAACAATCCGGCGTCGGCCATTGCATCAGCTACACCCATCCGATGATGTTCTCGCAACTGGGCCCGCGCCGCTACGCCGCCGAAGGCTCGCCTGCGGATTGTGTCCTGGTTGGCCTGCACGAAGTGCTCAAGGACACGCCGCCGGACCTGATCCTCTCCGGGGTGAACCGGGGCAACAATTCAGCCGAAAACGCGCTCTATTCGGGCACATTGGGTGCCGCGATGGAGGCCGCGCTGCAAGGCGTGCCCGCCATGGCCCTGTCGCAGTATTTTGGCCCTGCCAATTACAAATCCGACGCCCCCTTTGATACCGCAACCCGTCATGCGCCCGCCCTCGTGCGTAAAATCCTGGCAGCCACCCCGACCGAACAGGCCGACTATCGCCTGTTTTACAACATCAATTTCCCGCCGGTCCTGCCCGACGATGTCAAAGGCACCCGCGTCGTGACCCAAGGGTTCCGGCGTGGCAGCAATTTTTCGGTCGAGCCGCATTTTTCGCCCTCGGGCAAACGCTTTGTCTGGATCAAGGGCGGCAACCAACAGATCATGACCGAACCCGGCACCGATGCTGCCGTCAATCTGGACGGCTATATCTCGGTCACGCCCATGCGCGCGGATCTGACCGCCCATGACACGCTGGAGGCCCTGAAGGGAATCGAATGA
- a CDS encoding protein-L-isoaspartate(D-aspartate) O-methyltransferase — protein MTGPGAETKMQFLFALRSKGVTDARVLNAMEEIDRGPFVRGIFAERAYEDMPLPIACGQTISQPSVVGIMTQALQVAPRDKVLEVGTGSGYQAAILSKLARRVYTVDRHARLVREARQIFEAENLVNITTLIGDGSHGLPDQAPFDRILVTAAAEDPPGPLLAQLKIGGIMVVPVGQSDAVQTLIRVHRTEQGFDYDELRAVRFVPLLEGLGKES, from the coding sequence ATGACCGGACCCGGTGCCGAAACCAAGATGCAGTTCCTGTTTGCGCTGCGCTCCAAGGGGGTCACCGACGCCCGGGTGCTGAACGCCATGGAAGAGATCGACCGCGGACCCTTTGTCCGCGGCATCTTTGCCGAACGCGCCTACGAGGACATGCCGCTGCCGATCGCCTGTGGCCAGACCATCTCGCAGCCCTCGGTCGTGGGCATCATGACCCAGGCGCTGCAGGTGGCCCCGCGCGACAAGGTGCTCGAGGTGGGGACCGGTTCCGGCTATCAGGCGGCCATCCTGTCGAAACTGGCCCGTCGGGTCTATACCGTGGACCGCCACGCCCGTCTGGTGCGCGAAGCCCGCCAGATCTTTGAGGCCGAAAACCTGGTCAATATCACTACCCTGATCGGCGATGGCAGCCATGGCTTGCCCGACCAGGCCCCGTTTGATCGCATTCTGGTGACCGCCGCCGCCGAAGACCCCCCCGGCCCGCTCTTGGCGCAGCTCAAGATCGGGGGTATCATGGTGGTGCCGGTCGGCCAGTCCGACGCCGTCCAGACCCTGATCCGGGTGCATCGCACCGAACAGGGGTTCGACTATGACGAACTGCGGGCTGTCCGGTTTGTACCCCTGCTGGAAGGTCTGGGGAAAGAAAGCTGA
- a CDS encoding LysM peptidoglycan-binding domain-containing protein: protein MSVTARRPRFILTALPIVGLLAACDAPLDFDLRGQIGAFNTTEAAQAATAKRPAPDARGLITYPNYQVAVARRGDTVNDVATRVGLPVSEIARLNGVKPDDALRADEVLILPRSAPGSSAAPGGVDIASLAGDAIDSAPDTTPAPGSVATSTLDPTPATPLVTKVQPGPEPVRHKVERGETAYTISRLYQVPVKALAEWNGLDADFAIREGQFLLIPVKDQPVPRSAAVATTDPGQGSSTPTPPSATKPLPDEKVSTKPVETPDVKVAPPTRTSQAEMVYPVQGKIIRTYAKGKNDGIDIAAAPGTAVKAANAGTVAAITADANQVPIIVVRHDAQLLTVYANVDQIKVKKGDRVTRGQKIASLRGGSDAYLHFEVRNGFDSVDPQPYLN, encoded by the coding sequence ATGAGTGTGACAGCCCGCCGCCCCCGTTTCATCCTGACTGCCCTGCCCATTGTCGGGCTGCTGGCGGCCTGTGATGCCCCTCTGGATTTCGACCTGCGCGGTCAGATCGGTGCGTTCAACACCACCGAAGCCGCCCAGGCCGCCACCGCAAAACGCCCGGCCCCGGATGCCCGCGGGCTGATCACCTACCCCAACTATCAGGTCGCCGTGGCGCGGCGCGGCGACACCGTCAACGACGTGGCAACCCGGGTCGGCCTGCCGGTCAGCGAAATCGCCAGGCTCAACGGGGTCAAACCCGACGACGCGCTGCGCGCCGACGAAGTCCTGATCCTGCCGCGCAGCGCTCCGGGGTCCAGCGCCGCACCGGGCGGCGTGGATATCGCCTCTCTGGCCGGGGATGCCATCGACAGCGCCCCGGACACCACACCTGCACCGGGCTCGGTCGCGACCTCGACACTGGATCCGACCCCGGCCACGCCACTGGTGACCAAGGTCCAGCCCGGCCCCGAACCGGTCCGCCACAAGGTCGAACGCGGTGAAACCGCCTATACCATCTCGCGGCTCTATCAGGTTCCGGTCAAGGCCCTGGCCGAATGGAATGGTCTGGACGCAGATTTTGCCATCCGCGAAGGCCAGTTCCTGTTGATCCCGGTCAAGGACCAGCCGGTGCCGCGCAGCGCCGCCGTGGCCACGACGGACCCGGGCCAGGGCTCATCGACCCCAACCCCGCCCAGCGCCACAAAACCGCTGCCGGATGAAAAGGTCTCGACCAAGCCGGTCGAAACCCCGGACGTCAAGGTCGCGCCGCCCACCCGCACCAGCCAGGCCGAAATGGTCTATCCGGTTCAGGGCAAGATCATCCGGACCTACGCCAAGGGCAAGAATGACGGCATTGATATTGCCGCCGCGCCCGGAACAGCGGTCAAGGCCGCCAATGCCGGAACCGTGGCCGCGATCACCGCCGATGCCAATCAGGTGCCGATCATCGTGGTGCGCCACGACGCCCAGCTGCTGACCGTCTATGCCAATGTCGATCAGATCAAGGTCAAGAAAGGCGATCGCGTCACCCGCGGCCAGAAGATCGCCAGCCTGCGCGGCGGCAGCGACGCCTATTTGCATTTCGAAGTGCGCAACGGCTTTGATTCCGTCGACCCGCAACCCTATTTGAACTGA
- a CDS encoding MBL fold metallo-hydrolase, translated as MHGVSTSTLRVLEPAEGVLAFYDGRVPGRRLVSPSWNWLDDAAYELGIASYALISDGEALVYDTSISLAHAGVIRRELEHRGARSIRVALSHHHRDHVAGTEVFADCPILSSRKTAQALAEKRDSYARSTPPISPLVMPTQVFDGTLTVQVGSMTAQLRPLDIHSFDGTALYLPQTRLLFAGDALEDCATYVAEPERLSRHLAELERLQTWDVDAVFPCHGDPDRIAAGGYATSLISATHSYVSRLLRCRQAPDLADLTLQAFAADSFRTGALIYHEAYDAVHRDNLRAVLEADTSA; from the coding sequence ATGCACGGGGTCTCGACGTCGACGCTGAGAGTTCTGGAACCGGCCGAGGGGGTGCTGGCCTTTTACGATGGGCGCGTGCCCGGTCGCAGGTTGGTGTCGCCGTCGTGGAATTGGCTGGATGATGCGGCCTATGAGCTTGGCATTGCCAGCTATGCCCTGATCAGCGACGGCGAAGCGTTGGTCTATGACACCAGCATATCGCTGGCCCATGCCGGGGTGATCCGCAGGGAGTTGGAACATCGCGGGGCCCGCTCGATCCGGGTGGCGCTGAGCCATCACCACCGCGATCATGTGGCCGGAACAGAGGTGTTTGCGGATTGTCCGATCCTGTCCAGCCGAAAGACTGCACAGGCGTTGGCGGAAAAACGCGACAGCTATGCCCGGTCGACCCCGCCGATATCTCCGCTGGTGATGCCGACCCAGGTGTTCGATGGCACCCTGACGGTGCAGGTCGGGTCCATGACGGCACAATTGCGCCCGCTGGATATTCACAGCTTTGACGGCACGGCGCTGTATCTGCCGCAGACCCGTCTGCTGTTTGCTGGTGACGCGCTCGAAGATTGCGCGACCTATGTGGCCGAACCGGAACGTCTGTCACGGCATCTGGCGGAATTGGAACGCCTGCAGACCTGGGATGTGGACGCTGTTTTCCCCTGTCACGGTGATCCCGACCGCATTGCGGCAGGCGGCTATGCGACATCGCTCATCTCTGCGACACACAGCTATGTGTCCCGGCTTTTGCGCTGTCGTCAGGCCCCTGATCTGGCGGATCTGACGTTGCAGGCCTTTGCGGCCGACAGCTTTCGCACTGGCGCGCTGATCTATCATGAGGCTTATGACGCCGTGCATCGGGACAATCTGCGCGCGGTCCTGGAGGCGGACACCTCCGCGTAA
- a CDS encoding ATP-binding protein, translating to MDETALTRIAQALERMAPAPLAAPDFAAASAFVWHVDPDRLEPVAQVNRVDLDLLVGINRSRDTLVDNTRRFAQAFKANNALLWGARGMGKSSLVKAIHGTLHPEFPDLKLVELQREDMGSVARLLNHLRSAPYRFILFCDDLSFSHDDQHYKSLKAVLDGGIEGRPENVVFYATSNRRHLMPRDMIENERSSAINPSEAVEEKVSLSDRFGLWLGFHPCTQDEYLAMIDGYCAAHGVSVDSDTLRAEAIEWQATRGSRSGRVAWQFFVDLAGRNGVHL from the coding sequence ATGGATGAAACCGCATTGACCCGCATCGCGCAGGCCCTGGAACGGATGGCACCGGCCCCGTTGGCCGCGCCGGATTTTGCCGCGGCGTCGGCCTTTGTCTGGCATGTGGACCCGGACCGGTTGGAGCCGGTGGCCCAGGTCAACCGGGTGGATCTGGACCTGCTGGTCGGGATCAACCGGTCCCGCGATACGCTGGTGGACAACACCCGCCGGTTCGCCCAGGCCTTTAAGGCGAACAACGCGTTGTTGTGGGGTGCGCGCGGCATGGGGAAATCAAGCCTGGTCAAGGCGATACACGGAACGCTTCATCCAGAGTTCCCCGATCTCAAACTGGTCGAACTGCAACGCGAGGACATGGGGTCGGTGGCGCGGCTGCTGAACCATCTGCGCAGCGCGCCCTATCGCTTTATCCTGTTTTGTGACGATCTGTCGTTCAGCCATGATGACCAGCATTACAAGAGCCTCAAGGCGGTGCTGGATGGTGGCATCGAAGGGCGCCCGGAAAACGTCGTCTTCTATGCCACGTCGAACCGACGTCACCTGATGCCACGCGACATGATCGAAAACGAACGCTCCAGCGCCATCAACCCCTCAGAAGCGGTCGAGGAAAAGGTCTCGCTGAGCGACCGCTTTGGTCTGTGGCTGGGCTTTCACCCCTGTACCCAGGATGAATATCTGGCCATGATCGACGGCTATTGCGCGGCGCATGGGGTCAGCGTGGATTCCGACACCTTGCGCGCCGAGGCGATCGAATGGCAGGCGACCCGCGGGTCGCGTTCGGGGCGTGTGGCCTGGCAGTTCTTTGTCGATCTGGCCGGGCGCAACGGCGTGCATCTCTAG
- a CDS encoding TVP38/TMEM64 family protein — protein MGWSGRKVAAFVLIGLCAAGTVAVWQARAEIPSPEDMALYLGRFGYWAPMVVIGLMILHSFVPFPAELLALCAGAVFGTLLGTAVIWIGAMIGAFVAFFLARWLGRELVLSWLPEGQAGRVDGWTRDRGALALLLCRFIPVIAFNLINYAAGFTRVRVWTFGWTTGVGILPVTVLCAYLGAQMKTLEWATLLGLSVVCIAIVMLVHVLIRRLGWTGGW, from the coding sequence ATGGGATGGTCCGGGCGGAAAGTCGCAGCTTTTGTGCTGATCGGGCTGTGTGCAGCCGGCACCGTGGCCGTCTGGCAGGCCAGAGCCGAGATCCCCAGCCCCGAGGACATGGCGCTGTATCTGGGCAGGTTTGGATATTGGGCCCCGATGGTCGTGATCGGGTTGATGATCCTGCACAGTTTTGTCCCGTTTCCCGCCGAGCTGTTGGCGCTGTGTGCGGGGGCGGTCTTTGGCACGCTGCTGGGCACGGCGGTGATCTGGATCGGCGCCATGATCGGGGCCTTTGTCGCATTCTTTCTGGCGCGCTGGCTGGGCCGGGAGCTGGTGCTGAGCTGGCTGCCCGAAGGCCAGGCCGGGCGGGTGGACGGCTGGACGCGGGACCGGGGGGCGTTGGCGTTGCTGTTGTGCCGGTTCATCCCGGTGATCGCCTTTAACCTGATCAACTATGCGGCCGGGTTCACGCGGGTCCGGGTCTGGACCTTTGGCTGGACAACCGGTGTTGGAATCCTGCCGGTGACGGTGCTGTGTGCCTATCTGGGCGCGCAGATGAAGACGTTGGAGTGGGCGACCCTGTTGGGGCTGTCGGTGGTCTGTATTGCCATCGTCATGTTGGTGCATGTCCTGATCCGGCGGCTGGGGTGGACCGGGGGCTGGTGA